Genomic window (Chryseobacterium bernardetii):
AGATCACCTGTTGAAATCTGCTTTAGATTGAATTTCTCGATTAGATTCTGAGCTTGTGTTCCTTTTCCACTTCCTGGAGGGCCGAACAGAACAATGTTTATCATAATGTTGTTTCGCTTCCGGCAATTGGCTGCTGCTTCTTGCTTTTAGCTTTATTTAGTTAATATTTTACTTTATTTCGATTTAATATTTAAAGCTAAAAGCCAGTAGCTAATAGCTATAGGCATTTTAATGATTGATTTGTCCTTCTTCTAATTGGTACAGATTAGGTAGGTTTCTTCCCAATTCATCATAATCCAATCCATACCCGAGAACAAATTTATTTGGAATCTCTTTTCCAATATAATCCAGTTTGAAATCTTTCTTGTAAACCTCAGGTTTCAATAAGAAACTTGCTAATTTTACAGATCTGGGACGTTGTGTTTCCTGGAAATATTTGAAAAGACTTTCAACTGTATTTCCTGTATCAACGATGTCTTCTACAAGAATAATGTGACGGTCTTTCACATCTTTTGTAAGTTCCATTTTCTGGTAAACAATCCCTGTAGATTCAGTTCCTACGTAAGAACTCATTTGAAGGAAAGCGATTTCGCATTCCCCAGGATAATATTTTAAAAGATCTGAGAAGAACATGATAACCCCATTCAAAACACCAATGAAAACAGGAACTTCGTCTTTGTAATCTTCATAAATTCTTAATGCTGTCTCTTTTACAATTTCCTGAATTTCGGCATCCTTTAAATAAGGAACGAAAGTTTTGTCGTGAACTTTAATACTTTCCATAAAAATTTTTAGTAGGAGGCAAAGTTACGGA
Coding sequences:
- a CDS encoding phosphoribosyltransferase — protein: MESIKVHDKTFVPYLKDAEIQEIVKETALRIYEDYKDEVPVFIGVLNGVIMFFSDLLKYYPGECEIAFLQMSSYVGTESTGIVYQKMELTKDVKDRHIILVEDIVDTGNTVESLFKYFQETQRPRSVKLASFLLKPEVYKKDFKLDYIGKEIPNKFVLGYGLDYDELGRNLPNLYQLEEGQINH